In a genomic window of Bordetella petrii:
- a CDS encoding SCO family protein encodes MSAFSFSRRALLRGAAAFALAGALAACGDPAPSFKGNDISGTQLGKGLALTDHNGQARTLQDFAGKVTVVFFGFTQCPDVCPTSLAELSQVMEKLGPDADRVQVLMITVDPERDTAEILKQYVTTFDPRFLGLTGTAEQIKQAAASFKAYYAKVPTENGKNYTMDHTAAFYLLDGKGDSRVLANNTIGVDALAHDIKALLGS; translated from the coding sequence CGTTCGCCCTGGCCGGCGCCCTGGCCGCCTGCGGTGATCCCGCCCCCAGCTTCAAGGGCAATGACATCAGCGGCACCCAGTTGGGCAAGGGTCTGGCCCTTACCGACCACAACGGCCAGGCGCGCACCCTGCAAGACTTTGCCGGCAAGGTCACGGTGGTTTTCTTCGGCTTCACCCAGTGCCCAGACGTGTGCCCCACCTCGCTGGCCGAACTCTCGCAGGTCATGGAAAAACTCGGCCCGGATGCCGACCGTGTGCAGGTACTAATGATCACGGTCGACCCCGAGCGCGATACGGCCGAAATTCTCAAGCAATATGTAACGACGTTCGATCCACGCTTCCTGGGCCTGACCGGCACTGCCGAACAGATCAAGCAGGCGGCCGCCTCGTTCAAGGCCTACTACGCCAAGGTGCCCACCGAGAACGGCAAGAACTACACCATGGATCACACCGCGGCGTTCTACCTGCTCGACGGCAAGGGCGATTCGCGCGTGCTGGCCAACAACACCATTGGCGTCGACGCCCTGGCCCACGACATCAAGGCCCTGCTGGGGTCGTAG
- a CDS encoding DUF3717 domain-containing protein, with the protein MDKPIPLPELEQAINYWRNRLPSQGEESRLCAEAAALATPYALMIIGHRREIAPAELSPAALAAYRGWRAAHGAK; encoded by the coding sequence ATGGACAAGCCGATTCCCCTGCCCGAGCTCGAACAGGCCATTAATTATTGGCGCAACCGCCTGCCGTCGCAAGGTGAAGAATCGCGGCTGTGCGCAGAGGCGGCTGCCCTGGCCACGCCATACGCGCTGATGATCATCGGCCACCGGCGCGAAATCGCCCCGGCCGAACTCAGCCCGGCCGCCTTGGCGGCGTACCGGGGCTGGCGCGCCGCCCACGGGGCCAAATAG
- a CDS encoding glycine zipper 2TM domain-containing protein, with product MNTPVPGQNARRGLHPLVATAAVSVILLCAVAVAALVGWLPTPWAESSGETPVHEAQAQAEQQAGQAQPPAPEAPAKVAAGPQAAARPAAKPAPKPAACADCGVVETVRQVQVPAQNNGYNVVGTVAGGVVGGVVGHQFGGGHGKDALTVLGAVGGALAGHEIERNIRQQQTVTHYEMIVRMDNGTTRSFKSSQPFAYASGDHVRVENGQVLPR from the coding sequence ATGAATACTCCCGTACCCGGCCAGAATGCGCGCCGTGGCCTGCACCCCCTGGTGGCGACCGCCGCGGTGTCAGTCATCCTGCTGTGCGCGGTGGCGGTGGCGGCCCTGGTGGGGTGGCTGCCCACCCCGTGGGCCGAATCCTCCGGCGAGACGCCCGTGCACGAAGCCCAGGCCCAGGCCGAACAGCAGGCTGGGCAGGCCCAGCCCCCGGCACCCGAAGCGCCGGCCAAGGTCGCCGCCGGGCCTCAAGCCGCTGCCCGGCCCGCTGCCAAACCCGCTCCCAAGCCGGCCGCCTGCGCCGATTGCGGCGTGGTCGAGACCGTCCGCCAGGTCCAGGTGCCGGCGCAGAACAATGGCTATAACGTCGTGGGCACGGTAGCCGGTGGCGTGGTGGGTGGCGTGGTCGGCCACCAGTTCGGCGGCGGCCACGGCAAAGACGCGCTGACCGTGCTGGGCGCCGTGGGCGGCGCTTTGGCAGGCCATGAAATCGAGCGTAATATCAGGCAGCAACAGACTGTGACGCACTACGAGATGATCGTGCGCATGGACAACGGCACCACCCGCAGCTTCAAGAGCTCGCAACCGTTTGCCTATGCGTCGGGCGATCACGTGCGGGTCGAAAACGGCCAAGTGCTGCCGCGCTAG
- a CDS encoding PhaM family polyhydroxyalkanoate granule multifunctional regulatory protein gives MSDPNTNPFVLPGLGQGGDLAGNPLLASMEMMRKAWAGLAGPGGLAQTLPMAAPMNLEDLERRIADLRTVENWLRMNLSMLTSTIQGLEVQRATIATLRSFVGGAAAGGEASPLEEVLGLKPAAAAASPSVPPVSEPANEPAREPGSPDASAADQINQAAQSASQAWWNLLQQQFNQLATATAASMPDAAAPGATASSAASSAAPANAAPRKRAPRKTAAKRAPASRKS, from the coding sequence ATGTCCGATCCCAACACCAACCCGTTCGTGCTGCCCGGCCTGGGGCAGGGCGGCGACCTTGCTGGCAATCCGTTGCTGGCCAGCATGGAAATGATGCGCAAGGCCTGGGCGGGCCTGGCGGGTCCGGGCGGCCTGGCGCAGACATTGCCCATGGCCGCGCCCATGAACCTCGAAGACCTCGAGCGCCGCATCGCCGACCTGCGCACGGTCGAGAACTGGCTGCGCATGAACCTGTCAATGCTGACCAGCACCATCCAGGGGCTGGAAGTACAGCGCGCCACCATTGCCACCCTGCGTTCCTTCGTGGGCGGCGCCGCCGCGGGCGGCGAAGCCTCACCCCTGGAGGAGGTCCTGGGCCTGAAGCCGGCCGCCGCGGCCGCGTCGCCCTCCGTGCCACCCGTCAGCGAACCTGCCAACGAACCCGCCCGCGAGCCGGGCAGCCCCGACGCCAGCGCCGCCGACCAGATCAACCAGGCCGCGCAATCGGCCTCGCAGGCATGGTGGAACCTGCTGCAGCAGCAATTCAACCAGCTGGCCACGGCTACTGCGGCCAGCATGCCCGACGCCGCGGCGCCAGGCGCCACGGCGTCCTCGGCGGCAAGCTCGGCCGCGCCTGCCAACGCCGCCCCGCGCAAGCGCGCACCCCGCAAAACGGCCGCCAAGCGCGCGCCGGCATCACGCAAGTCATAA
- the glmU gene encoding bifunctional UDP-N-acetylglucosamine diphosphorylase/glucosamine-1-phosphate N-acetyltransferase GlmU: protein MLNVVILAAGLGKRMQSDLPKVLHSLAGKPMLEHVLDSASQLEPGRIVVVVGHGADRVRGAYEGRAGLSFALQQPQQGTGHAVQQAVPLLQEDGKDDVTLVLYGDVPLVQPDTLRRLLQARGQGAAVLTELLDDATGYGRIVRNEQGQVQRIVEHKDASEAERAIREVNTGILAAPTGRLKDWLSRIDNNNAQGEYYLTDVVGLAVADGVPVGAAQPSAGWETLGVNSRVQQAELERRWQQEQARRQLEAGVTLADPARFDVRGTLTCGRDVFIDVGCVFEGKVELADGVRVGPHCVLRDVSVGAGTHIDAYSHVQQATVGRDARIGPYARLRPGASLGDRTHVGNFVEIKNSVLDADSKANHLAYIGDADIGARVNVGAGTITCNYDGANKHRTIIEDDAFIGSDTQLVAPVRVGRGATLGAGTTLTRDAPAGQLTVSRARQTTIEGWQRPQKKS from the coding sequence ATGCTCAATGTCGTAATTCTCGCCGCCGGACTAGGCAAACGCATGCAGTCCGATCTTCCCAAAGTGCTGCACTCCCTGGCTGGCAAGCCCATGCTCGAGCATGTGCTTGACAGCGCCAGCCAGCTCGAGCCCGGCCGTATCGTGGTCGTGGTGGGCCACGGCGCCGACCGCGTGCGCGGCGCCTACGAGGGCCGCGCCGGCCTCAGTTTCGCGCTGCAGCAGCCGCAGCAGGGCACCGGCCATGCCGTGCAGCAGGCCGTGCCCCTGCTGCAAGAAGACGGCAAGGACGACGTCACCCTGGTGCTGTACGGCGACGTGCCGCTGGTGCAGCCCGATACGCTGCGCCGGTTGCTGCAGGCGCGCGGCCAGGGCGCCGCCGTGCTCACCGAACTGCTCGACGACGCCACCGGCTATGGCCGCATCGTGCGCAACGAGCAGGGCCAGGTGCAGCGCATTGTCGAACACAAAGACGCCAGCGAGGCCGAGCGCGCCATCCGCGAAGTCAATACCGGCATCCTGGCCGCGCCCACCGGGCGGCTTAAAGACTGGCTGAGCCGTATCGACAACAACAATGCCCAGGGCGAGTACTACCTGACCGACGTGGTGGGCCTGGCCGTTGCCGATGGCGTGCCCGTTGGCGCGGCGCAGCCCTCGGCCGGCTGGGAAACCCTGGGCGTGAACAGCCGCGTGCAACAGGCCGAGCTCGAGCGCCGCTGGCAGCAGGAACAGGCGCGCCGCCAGCTCGAGGCCGGCGTCACGCTGGCCGACCCCGCGCGCTTCGACGTGCGAGGCACGCTGACCTGCGGGCGCGATGTGTTCATCGACGTGGGTTGCGTTTTCGAAGGCAAGGTCGAGCTCGCGGATGGCGTGCGCGTGGGCCCGCATTGCGTGCTGCGCGATGTATCGGTTGGCGCCGGCACCCACATCGACGCCTACAGCCATGTACAGCAGGCAACGGTGGGCCGCGACGCGCGCATCGGCCCGTATGCCCGCCTGCGGCCAGGCGCCAGCCTGGGCGACCGCACCCACGTCGGCAACTTCGTCGAAATCAAGAACAGCGTGCTGGATGCGGACAGCAAGGCCAACCACCTGGCCTACATAGGCGATGCCGACATTGGCGCACGCGTCAATGTGGGCGCGGGCACCATTACCTGCAACTACGATGGCGCCAACAAGCACCGCACCATTATCGAAGACGACGCCTTCATCGGCTCGGACACGCAACTGGTCGCGCCGGTGCGGGTCGGCCGCGGCGCCACCCTGGGCGCGGGCACCACGCTCACTCGCGATGCGCCGGCTGGCCAGCTGACCGTCTCGCGCGCGCGGCAGACCACGATCGAGGGCTGGCAGCGTCCCCAGAAGAAATCGTGA